In the Lactobacillus paragasseri genome, GAAAAGATGATGAAAATTGGAAAGAAGGTTATGATTTCTTCTAATTTGAATTATCAATTGTATGAAGCAGAAATTATGCAGGCCGGCGATATAGCTATTATAATTTCTTACTCTGGGGAAACGAATAATAGCTTACTTATAGCGAAACAATGCAGGAAAAATAATATACCTACTATTGCTATTACTTCAATTGGAGAAAATGATCTAACAAAGATTTGTGATGAAACTTTATATATTTCTACCAAAGAATCTCTTTATAAAAATATTGGGGATTATAGCATTCATTTATCAGTGAGTTATGTGTTAGATGTTTTGTATTCATTAATTTTTCAAAATGACTTTGAGCATTTTTATGAAACTAAGATGAATCTAGCAATGTCATTAGAGAAAGATAGAAGATCTAGTAATTCGATTATTGATAATAAAAAATAGTAGAAGCATAATTAAATATTTAATATTGAAACTATGTTTTAAAAAATAAGGCATAAAAGGAAGAATTGTTAGAACAAAATTCCTTTTATGCCTTTTGGCATTGTATGCGCTATCAAAAGACTATAAATTAAAAATGTAAGGAGGGAACGGTATGAAATTAGATAATACATTTCTTTGGGGAGGAGCTACAGCGGCTAATCAAATTGAAGGAGCATATTTGGCTGATGGAAAGGGACTGAACATAGCTGATGTAGAGAGAGTAGCTAATGATAAGCATATTAGAAAAGTAGATTCTAAGCCATTAAAAGATATTTATTATCCCAGTCATGAGGGAATCGATTTTTATCATCATTATAAAGAAGATATTAAACTGTTTGCAGAAATGGGATTTAAATGTTACAGAATGTCTATTTCGTGGGCGAGAATATTTCCTAATGGTGATGAATTAGAACCTAATATAGCTGGATTAGAATTTTATGACAAGATATTTAAAGAACTAAAAAGATATAATATTGAGCCTGTAGTTACGTTATCACATTATGAAACCCCATTAAATTTAGTACAAAAATATGGGTCATGGAGAAACGAAAAATTAATAGAATTCTTTTTGCGATATTGTCGTGTAGTATTTGAAAGATATGATAAATATGTTTCTTATTGGGTAACTTTCAACGAAATAAATGAGATTCTTAATCAAAATGAGCCATACCATCAGGCTGGAATTCTCTTTAACGACAATGAAAATCGATTTAAAACTAAAATTTTAGTAAGCCATAACATGATGGTGGCAAGCGCCAAAGCCGTAAAATTGGGACATGAGATTAATCCTAACAATAAAATCGGATGTATGGTCCAATGGCCACTAACATATACTGCTACTTGTCGTCCAAAGGATATGCTGGCAAGACAAAAATTCATGAAAAATGATTTTTATTATACAGATGTTATGTGTAGAGGATACTATTCAAACGTTTGCAGGTCAATCTGGAAAGAAGAAAATTTAACGTTCGATTTTAAAAAAGAAGATTTATATGCGTTAAAAACTGGAACGGTGGACTTTATTTCGTTTTCATATTACTTTTCTTCAGTGGTAAAAATGAATTCAAAAGACAAAGTTGAGAAACTTGATGGTAATCCTTATGTCAAAAAAACATCGTGGGGATGGGATATTGATCCTATTGGACTAAGATTGTCGTTAAATCAGTTGTATGATCGATATCAATTGCCGCTCTTTATAGTTGAAAATGGTTTAGGAGCAATTGATAAAAAAGATGAGAGTGGAGATATTAATGATGATTATAGAATTCAATTTTTAAATGATCATATTAAAGAAATGATGAAAGCGATCATTGAGGATCAAGTAAAAGTAATTGGTTATACTTCTTGGGGACCTATAGATTTAGTGTCTGTTGGTACTGGTGAAATGAAAAAACGTTATGGTTTTATTTATGTAGATAAAGAAAATGATGGAACGGGGAGTTTAAAAAGAAAAAGAAAAAAATCATTTTATTGGTATAAAAATGTAATAAAAACTAATGGAGAGTCAATTGAGTAATGAGGTGTTATTATGAACAAGTTTATGAGTGTTTTACAAACTAAAGTAATACCTAAAGCCAATAAGATAGCTAGTGAGAAACACTTATCTGCTCTTAGAGATGCTATGGTTTTAACAATACCATTTATTATTATTGGTTCAATATTTTTGATATTGGCTGATTTTCCAATACCAGCATATCTTTCCTTTTTAAAAGCACATCCTCAAATTCAACAAGCATTGTTATATCCATATAACGCAACATTTAATATTGTTGCATTGATTGCAACATTTGGAATGGGATATAAGTTAGGAGAGAGCTATAAAGTTGATGGTATAAGTTCAGGATTGATATCATTAGCAGCGTATTTTTTAGTAATACCAACTAATGCTGTAAAAATAGCTAATAATCCAACTACAGTGATTAACACAAATTATTTTAGTAGTGCAGGTCTATTTGTAGGATTAATTATGGCAATAATTTCAACTGAAGTTTATCATTTTATAGTTAAGAAAAATATTGTAATAAAAATGCCAGATGGTGTTCCTCCAGCCGTAGCGAAGTCCTTTAATTCAATCATACCTGGATTTTTTGCAGTTATTGTTATTTGGATAATTAGATTAATTGTAGAAATAACACCTTATAAAAACGTTCAGAACTTAATTCAAAGTATAATTGCACAACCATTAACTAAATTAGGAACAAGTTTTTGGGGAACTCTGGCAGTATTTTTAATAATTAACTTGTTGTGGTGCATAGGATTACATGGATCAATTATTGCTAATTCCGTAATGTTACCTATTTGGCTCTCATTAACTAGCCAAAACGCTGCTGCTTTGGCTGCAGGTCATGCCGTTAAAAATATCGCTTCTGCAGAATTTAGATATATTATATTTGTTGGTGGATCTGGTGCAACTTTAGGATTGGTTATTGCTATGGCATTCTTTGCAAAAAGTCAGCAATATAAAAAACTTGGAAGATTAAGTCTGGCTCCAAGTATTTTCAATATAAACGAACCAGTATTATTCGGTTTCCCGATAGTTTTTAACCCAATTATGTGGATTCCATTTTTATTAATGCCTATTATTACAGTTACTATTACCTATTTATCTATGCAATTTGGAATTGTAGGTAAACCTATCGGAGTATTACCTCCTGGTACAACCCCAATGATTATTGGTGGTTATATAATGACTGGCGGCATTTCTGGTGCTATCTTACAGATTGTAATTTTTATAATTTCATTTTTTGTATATTACCCATTTTTCAAAATTGAAGATAACCTTCAATATAAAAAAGAAATGGAAGGTGATACTAAAAAGTAATTGTGTTTAATGATTTATTAAATTAATTTGTTGTTCTATTAATTAAATGTAAAAAGCTAAGCTTACCGCTGTTTTTTGCGGGATGCTTAGCTTTTTTATTATGCGGTTAAAAGAAATTGTAAATATAAAAATGATCAAATCACAACATTTATTTGATTAAGTTCTGGTATTTATATGAATCAATATGATAGATAATAACCATAGATATCAATGAAAGCGCTTTGATATAAAAGATATCAATGATAATTGAACACTAAAAAATTTTTTTGAGAAAGGAGAGAAAAATTTGAAATTTTATTTTATTCAGAACAATGACAATATTGTGATAAATCCATCGCATATTTCAAATCTAATTAAACAAAAATTTTCTCCCTCAAGTAATTTTGAAATAAAGAGTTTAACGTATAAAGGTGACAAATGGAAACAAACTGATATTAATCAAGATGATGTTGTTATCCTAGGATTAGGTCATTTATTTAACCCAGAATATGTAAGAGGTGAGATAAAAGCTCAAGTTAGTTATTTCTTGAAGAAAAAAGTTAAAGTCGCTCTCGCAACAGAGTATCGTTATTTTAATTATTATCGAAATTATTTCGATAAAGATTCCGATGGAATGGCTATTCATAATCTAGCCTGGAAAAATAGATTACCGGTTTTAGATGTATACAGTTTTCTTAATTCATGGTATTTAAGCGATGTCAGAAAACAGAGTGATTTAGAACCCGTTAAATATAGAGATAATGAACAGCAAATCAAGTCAGGTGTAAAGCAACAATTATTTGAAAATTTTATTTCTACTTGGTTATATCGTAAATTTATTAAACCTAATCGCTCTCAATACTTATATGGGGCCTCAATTTATCCTGAAGTATGGAGTGATGAAATCAATGAAGAAGATATGGACCATATGGAAAAAATTGGTTTTAATACGGTTCGAATTGGTGAATTTTTCTGGAGTAAATTAGAACCAGAAGAAAACCACTATGATATGGAATATCTTCGAAACTTATTAGAGAAATTAAAGAGACATCATCTTAAAGTGATCTTGGGAATCCCTTCCCCAACGCCTCCAAGATGGTTTACATTACATTATCCTGAAGCACGAGTGGTTAATAAAGATGGTCAAGTTGATGAACATGGATCAAGACAACATGTTTGTACGAATAATTTGGTTTTTAGAAAAAAAGTTTATCAACTAACTAAAAAAATTGCAGCAGTTGCTAATGATTTTGACAACATTGTTGCTATTCAAATTGATAATGAATTTAAATGTCATGTAGACCAGTGTTTTTGTGAATCGTGTAAGAAATTATGGCCGAGATGGTTAAAAGAAAAATACGGAATAATTGAAAATCTAAACAAGTCTTGGGGAACAAATTTATGGAGTGAAAGATATCCTAATTTCGATTCGGTAGTAATGCCGACTAAAACGCCATTTACTCATAATACCGGATTAGAAAATGCTTTTGCTGATTTTACTGCTGATACAGTTAATGATTTTGCTTCTGGAATAATTCAAATATTAATTGATAATACAAAAATTCCAATAACTCATAATTCGTCGATGAACTTTAACTTGAATAACTTTGAATTATTTAATCAGCTGGATATCGCAGGCTACGATACTTATCCAAGGTTTGATCAATACTGGAACTTTCCAATTAATCTTGATTTGTTTAGAAATGTAAAAGATACTAGTAACTTTTATTTGCTAGAAACGTGTACTTCACATGTTGGATATATAGGTAATTATGTTCCACCTTACTCTAAAGGATATTTACCTGTAGAGGTATTTTTAGGATATGCAGCAGGGTTAAATTCGATTTTGTATTGGCCTTATCGTGGGCAACGTGTTGGTGTTGAACAAACGCACAGCGCAGTTGTTACACAAGCAGGAACACCAGATCTTGGTTATGAGGATGTCTTAAAAGGTGAACAGATTTTAAACAGAATAAAACCAATATTAAAAGAAACTACGGTTCGAAAAGCAAAAGTAGCAATAATTTATTCTGATGAAACTAAACGTAAGATGAATACAGAATCGGGTGGAATATATCAATATCGTCCAACGTTTACGGAAGTATATGAAGCAATTACAAGACTTGGAATATCAGTTGAAGTAATTCAACCAAATGCTGATTTTAGTGAGTTTAATTGCATTATTGCTCCGTATATTCGGTCAGTTGACCAAGATTTATTAAATAAATTTAAGTACTTTTCTGAGAACGGAGGTGAATTAATTTTAGGACCTTTAACAGGAGATAGAACGGTTGAAGGAAATTGGCATAATAATGATAACGGGTTAGGGCAACTAGGAATTTGGCTAGGTGTAAAAAATGTCGTCCAATATCTTTCTAGTGAGGATAAAACTGCGGCTAGAGTTCAAGTAGATAAAAAAGAGGATAGATTTAGTGGTTTAGTAACTTTATTTGATACCGATCATGAAATGAAGGATGTAAGAACAATTGCACCAGTTGCCGGAAACCGATCAATTACTTATCAAAATAAAAATGTAATCTATATAGGCGGAATGCCAGAAGATTGTATGAAAAGTTGTTTTTGGGATTATGTAATTGATAAATATATTAAAACAAACAGTGAGCAAATTATTGAACAAATGGACGATGGTATCTATAAATATGAACGAGAAAATGATGACTTCGTGTATATATTTATTGCCAATATGTCTGATAAAAGTAGGAATATACGAGTAGATAAAGAAAATATACTTAACGAAAATAATGAAAAAATAAGTGTAGGATTACATAAATTTGAACCATATACATATCGAATTTTTAAAATTAAGAAAGAGAGGAAATAAAAATGGATGCAATGAGTGATCAACAGCCGTTGGCTGTAAAAGTTAATGGTGGAAAACCAATACCTAAGTTTGGTTTAAGAGATAAAATTGGTTACGCTTTTGGTGATGTAGGTACTACCTTTTTAATGGGTATTTTAGCCTCATTTGAATCAATTTACTTTACTAACGTTTTGGGAATTTCGCCAGTTATTAGCGGGACAATCTTATCGGTTACAACAATTGTTGGTGCATTTACTGATTTAGCCGTTGGTAGAATGGCAGATAAACGTCATTTAGGAAAGAAAGGTCGTTTTCATCCTTGGATTAAATCAATGAAGTGGGCATTAGGATTGTCAGTTTTGCTAATCTATATGCCGTTTATTCAAAGTTGGTCAATGGGAGCAAAGATTACATATATTTCATGTGCAAGTATTTTCTATATTGCTTGTTTATCTGCATTTAATATCCCTTATGGATCTTTAGCTGCTGCTATTAGTTCTGATCCAGATGATAGAACGTCTCTTTCAATTTATCGTAGTGTAGGTTCTGCTATTGGTGCTGGTGGTACAGGATTTGTTTTACCATATCTTGTTTATACGACCTCTAAGACAGGACAGCAAATTTTATCTGGTACTCGTTTATTCTACTGTGCTATTGGTTGTTTTGTATTAGCAATGATCTGCTACACAATTATGTACACCTTAACTACTGAAAGAGTTGTGGTTGAACATAAAAATCCTGTTAAGGGTGGAAAACTAGCCGCTTCATTATTTAAGGACCGTGCACTAATTTCATTCTTAGCAGCAGAAATTGTCATTGTTTTATCAACGAGTTTTTCATCATTCTTAACTACTTATATGTTTTCAACTTACTTCCAAAGTAAGCAAGCTTTATCAATTGCATTATTGTTTAACTATGCCAATACTATTGTTCTTTCATTCTTTGCAAAACCATTAGCTTCAAAATTTGGTAAGAAAAAGATTGTTTCAATTGCCTTATTTATGTCGTCAATTTTGTATTTAGTTGTTTACATTATGCAAATCCATAATGTATGGCTTTACTTAGTTTTAAGTTTCTTTACTACATTATGTTTCTCTATGTTTAATATTATGACTTGGGCCTTTATGACTGACGTTATTGACTACCATCAATATGTTTCAGGGATGCGTGAAGACGGGACTATTTATAGTGTAAATATGTTTGGACGTAAAATTGCACAAACTTTGAATTCATTCTTTAGTGGTGCAATTTTGACAGCAATTGGTTATAAGGCATCAACAACTGGTAGTTTGACACAATCACCAGAGGTTCTAAGAGGAATTTACGCTTTGGCAACATTAGTTCCATTTGTTTTATTAATGATTGGTGCTTTGATCTTAACTTTCTGGTATCCATTAAGTAAAAAAGAATTAGAGAAAGTATCCGCAAAATTAAAGGTGGTTAATAAGACTAATAAAGAATAGAGAAGAGATAAAATGAGATATTTTTCACAAAAAATAAACTCACCACTTTCTGAAAAAGCAGTATTAGATTGCTATATTCAAAACACAGAGAAATGTGCTCAAGGCAGGAAGAGACCAGCAATTATTATTTGCCCAGGTGGTGGCTATGAAGAAATTGCTGATCGAGAAGGTGAGCCAATTGCAATTAAGATGATGTCTTATGGATTTCAGTCTTTTGTATTGAACTATAGCCTAACGCCAGCCCATTTTCCAATAGCCTTAACTGAACTAAGCACTGCAATAGAATATGTTAGAAAAAATGCTAAAGAATTTCATATTGATCCAGATGCTATTTGGGTAGCGGGATTTTCTGCTGGAGGTCATTTGGCGGCTAGCTTAGGAGTTTATTGGCATACTGATTTTCTGCAAAAATATGGTTATCAAGCCGAAGGAATTAAACCTAATGGATTATTGCTTGGTTACCCTGTAATTACAGCAGGTAAGTATGCTCACCGTGGATCAATTGTTAATTTGCTAGGTAAAGACAAAGCAAATGAAATTGAGTATTTAAATGAAGTATCTTTAGAGTTGCATGTAGATAGATTTACCCCACCAAGTTTCATTTGGCATACAGCAACAGATGATGTTGTACCTGTAAATAATAGCTTAATGTTTGCGAATGCTTTGAAACAAAATGATGTTAAATTTGATTTGACCATTTATCCAGAAGGTGGTCATGGATTAAGTTTGGGGACTATTGAAACAGCCCATAAAAGTGGTCACGATATTGTTCCTTGCGTAACAAATTGGCCAGAAAAATTTGTTGAATTTGCTAAAAATGTAGGAAATACCTTTCTGAGTGAAAGCAAATGATTATGTTAACTAATTTAGATAAGTATAAAAATTATAAGGGAGTCGGTGAAAGACCAAAAGATTTTGACAAGATTTGGAATCAAGGGAAAAGAAAAGTAGACGAAATAGGTTTTGATTATGAACTGCAAAAAGTAAGTGAGCCTTCAAATATTGTAGATTTTTATCATTTATATTTTTATGGAATCGGTGGAGCCAAAATTCATGCTCAGCTAATTGCCCCTAAAAAATTAATTGGTAAGCATGCTGGACTATTGTACTTTCATGGTTATCATTGTAGTGCAGGTGATTTTGAAGATAAAGTTGGTTGGGCAGCTGAAGGATTTATTGTTCTTGCTTTAGATTGTCGCGGACAAGGAGGTTTATCTGAGGATAATGTTTCTGTAAAAGGAGATATTATGAATGGACTAATTATACGTGGCGTTGAAGAGTGGAATCCAGAGAAACTATACTTTTATCGCCAGTTTTTAGATACTTACCAAGCTGCAAACATTCTCATGAATATGACTCATGTTGATGAAAAGAAAATATTCATTAAAGGAATTTCACAAGGTGGTGGTTTAGCACTAGCATGTGCAGGCTTAGTACCAGAAACTTATAAAGTTCAAGTTGCGTATCCATTTTTATCAGACTATCGAAAAGCATATCAGTATGGACCAACGACAGCTTTTGGTGAATTATCTTATTGGTTTCATTATCGCGATCCTCTTCATAAAAAAGAAAAAGATCTATTTAATCTTTTAGATTATATCGATGTTAAATTCTTTGCTGATAAAATAAAAGCTCAAGTGTTGTGGGAAATGGGTGGTTCGGATAAACAGGTCCCTCCTGAAACACAAATGGCTGCTTTTAATCGGATTACGTCTAAAAAGAAGATTTATTTGGCTCCAGAATATGGACATGAATTTATTCCTCGATTAGGTGATGAAATTAGAGACTTCTTTTTCAAATAAAATGTAAGCGAATACATCTTATGCTACAATTAAATTGTAACTATAGATGAAAAGCGTAGATAAGATGAGTATAAAATTCAATTCTTCAGAAAGCGAATATCCACTAAAGTTTTATGATATCGGATTAAAGTGGGTACAACATAAAGTTTATCGTCCTCATGGATTCAGATATTATCATTGGCTTCAAACAGATAAAGGTACTGGTTTTATAAAAATCGGTCAAAAAATAATCAAATTATCTCCCCATCAAGGTTTCCTAATGAGACCATATACTCCCTATTCTTGCTATCCTGATACAGATCAAATTTGGATAACATCATTTTTAACTTTTGAAGGAACAATGATTGATTCCATGGCATCATTTCTTGACTTAAATGAATTTCAAATTTATCAGGATCTTGATAAAAATCTGGAGAATTTTATTGAGAATAATTACAAGTCATTTACAACGTATGATTATTTATCTTCATTAGAACAATCTACCTTAATTTATACATTTTTGATGTATTTAAAGCGTAATGCCTATATTAATGAATTGGATTTTTCGCAAAGTAAAATAGTCAATAAAATTATTGAGTACATTAGACTTCATTATCAAGAAAAAATAAGTAATGAGATGCTTGCATCACTTAGTGGTTATTCTATCCCTCACACTGTAAGATTATTTAAAGCCGAAGTTGAGGTTACTCCAATGGAATATTTAACACGTTTTCGCTTGAGAATGGCTAAGACACTGGTAGATTTTAAGCCAGAGATTAGTATTGATGAAATAGCCTCGTTAGTTGGCTACTCGAATATTTCTTACTTTATTCAACAGTATAAAAAGATGTTTCAAACAACTCCTGGGCAGGAACGACATCATGTTTTATAAAGTAATATTTTAATTATATATAAAAGCCAATCATATTATGTTTGGCTTTTTTATTAGGAGAAAATGCCATGTTATCTAAATTAAAAGACCACATAGAAGATAGTAATAAAGAATTATCTTTAAGCAATAATGAAGTACAAATAACTTTCACTAAACAAGGCTATGTCACAAAGCTACTGTATAAAGGAAAAAATGTCTTAGAAGACTTAGCAGGTGAACCTCATGATCGCGATAAAAATTATAGTTTCTATTGCGATTATCATATGGATGGAAAAACAAGACATATGCATATTGATCAAACAAAAACTATTGAAAATAATGATCAGATGATTCATGTGGCGTTTATTGATTCAAAAAGTGAACTTGGAATTGAATATCATATTATTTTGAAAAATAACGATTCTGGCATTTATTCGTATGTTAAGGCATGGAACAATACTGATCATCCCTTGAAAGTAAATGAATTAAGAACTGTTTATCGTTTTAATCAAGGCTTGTTTAATTGGAGTACTAATGGAGTTCGATTCGGCAGACAACCTTCATCAAAGGAAATGCTGAGAGGTAAAAAATTCCAAGATGAAACTTATAGGATGAAGCGGGGAGCTTTATTTTCAAACAGTCAGATTTATTCCAAATATGATTATGCTGGTTACTATAAAGATACAGATTTCTGGGGACAAGCAGGAAATAATTTTGGTGCATGGCTAATTACACCAAATAAATCTTTTTATGGTTCAGGCCCGTTAAATCAAGATCTTATGATTCATTATGATGGATTAATCTTGAATTACTTATTTAGTGAACATTTTGGTAAGGGACTGAATGTTCTGCCAACTGACTTTAAGAAAATGTATGGACCATGGTGTCTCTATTTAAATAATGGCTCATTTGAAGATGTAGTAAAAAGAAGCAAGAAAGAAAAACAGGCTTGGCCATATTCCTGGTTGGATGATCTAGATTATCCGTTAGAGTTAAGCGATGTTGTTGGTCAGATTAGTTCAGCTGTTTCTAAAAAATATGAAATTATTTTGATTAGTAATACTAAGGATAAAAAGACATTTATCGAGCAACAAAATTCTAATACCTATTACGTTGAGACAGATAAAAATGGAAAATTTAGTTTAAAAAATATTCGACCAGATAGCTATTCCTTATATGCTTACGCTTTAGATGGTACAGATCTTGATGAACATTTATTGATAAAAGATATTTCAATCAATCAAAGAAAGATTGATTTAGGAGAATTTGAAATTCATCCATCTACAAAATCTATTTGGCAAATTGGTTATCCTTCACACACAACCGATGGATTTAAGTATAGTGATCAGCTACGTAATTATGTTTGGCAAGAATTAGTGCCTAACAATTTAACATATCGGATTGATAAAAATGATGACTGGTATTATCTCCAAAATGATAGTGGGAAATGGAATATTGAATTTTCTTCTAATAATTTATCTAATAAAAATTTATTACTTAAGGTTGCGTTAGCAGGAGCAACGCAAAAACAAATGGATCAAGGAAATGGGGTCCTGATTAATATCAATTTAAATGGAAAAAAGATTTTTTCTGAAAGATTTGAAAATGATCGGGCTGCATATCGTTCAGCCTTAAAGAGTGGAAGATATCATCTGATAATAGTGCTGATTACTTATAATCAACTAAAGCAAAATCAAGTTAATACTATTAGTTTTACTACTGATGGATATTTAATGTATGACGCAATCCAGTTAGGAGAGGAGTGTAAAAGCAATGAATAAAAAAAAGATAAAATTGCAAAAATTAGCAATAGGCGGAGAAAATGCAAAGATCCCTATGTGGCGTAAATTAGGGTTTTCGGCATTTCAAATGTCTAATATTATGATGACCTTGGTCACAACATGGTTGATGTATTACTACACTACATTTTTGAAAGTGCCAATTGTTACTGTAACTTTGATGTTTACGACAGCCAAAATTATTGGAGCAATTATTACACCAATTTATGGCTATTTTTCAGATCGTTTATATCAAACAAAATTTGGACGTAAACACGGTAGACGCAAATCAATGTTTCTAATTGGCGTACCACTTAAGGCGATTACTTATATCGTGATGTGGATACCAGGATTAACAACGCCATTTTATTTCATTTTCTTTATGCTGTATTTCCTTGTAACACCAATGCTTTCTACCTCTCAATTAACTTTGACTTCAGAAATGTCAGAAAGTTCTGGGCAAAGAGCACAATTAGTTGGCTTTAATCAAGCGGGGAGTGCAATTGCTGGTATCTTTGGTTCTTTATTCATTGCTTGGATTTTTAAGCTTTGCGGTCAAAACAATCTAAAAAGTTTTGTAATTGCAGCAATTATTTATGACATTATCGGTACTATTATGCTGATTATTTTCTATAATTCCGTTTATGAAAGACCAGTCGATGAATCAACTATTCTTGAAAATAATAAACTAGGATTGTGGGAGAGATTAGTTAATATTTTTTGGAA is a window encoding:
- a CDS encoding family 1 glycosylhydrolase; its protein translation is MKLDNTFLWGGATAANQIEGAYLADGKGLNIADVERVANDKHIRKVDSKPLKDIYYPSHEGIDFYHHYKEDIKLFAEMGFKCYRMSISWARIFPNGDELEPNIAGLEFYDKIFKELKRYNIEPVVTLSHYETPLNLVQKYGSWRNEKLIEFFLRYCRVVFERYDKYVSYWVTFNEINEILNQNEPYHQAGILFNDNENRFKTKILVSHNMMVASAKAVKLGHEINPNNKIGCMVQWPLTYTATCRPKDMLARQKFMKNDFYYTDVMCRGYYSNVCRSIWKEENLTFDFKKEDLYALKTGTVDFISFSYYFSSVVKMNSKDKVEKLDGNPYVKKTSWGWDIDPIGLRLSLNQLYDRYQLPLFIVENGLGAIDKKDESGDINDDYRIQFLNDHIKEMMKAIIEDQVKVIGYTSWGPIDLVSVGTGEMKKRYGFIYVDKENDGTGSLKRKRKKSFYWYKNVIKTNGESIE
- the celB gene encoding PTS cellobiose transporter subunit IIC, coding for MNKFMSVLQTKVIPKANKIASEKHLSALRDAMVLTIPFIIIGSIFLILADFPIPAYLSFLKAHPQIQQALLYPYNATFNIVALIATFGMGYKLGESYKVDGISSGLISLAAYFLVIPTNAVKIANNPTTVINTNYFSSAGLFVGLIMAIISTEVYHFIVKKNIVIKMPDGVPPAVAKSFNSIIPGFFAVIVIWIIRLIVEITPYKNVQNLIQSIIAQPLTKLGTSFWGTLAVFLIINLLWCIGLHGSIIANSVMLPIWLSLTSQNAAALAAGHAVKNIASAEFRYIIFVGGSGATLGLVIAMAFFAKSQQYKKLGRLSLAPSIFNINEPVLFGFPIVFNPIMWIPFLLMPIITVTITYLSMQFGIVGKPIGVLPPGTTPMIIGGYIMTGGISGAILQIVIFIISFFVYYPFFKIEDNLQYKKEMEGDTKK
- a CDS encoding beta-galactosidase yields the protein MKFYFIQNNDNIVINPSHISNLIKQKFSPSSNFEIKSLTYKGDKWKQTDINQDDVVILGLGHLFNPEYVRGEIKAQVSYFLKKKVKVALATEYRYFNYYRNYFDKDSDGMAIHNLAWKNRLPVLDVYSFLNSWYLSDVRKQSDLEPVKYRDNEQQIKSGVKQQLFENFISTWLYRKFIKPNRSQYLYGASIYPEVWSDEINEEDMDHMEKIGFNTVRIGEFFWSKLEPEENHYDMEYLRNLLEKLKRHHLKVILGIPSPTPPRWFTLHYPEARVVNKDGQVDEHGSRQHVCTNNLVFRKKVYQLTKKIAAVANDFDNIVAIQIDNEFKCHVDQCFCESCKKLWPRWLKEKYGIIENLNKSWGTNLWSERYPNFDSVVMPTKTPFTHNTGLENAFADFTADTVNDFASGIIQILIDNTKIPITHNSSMNFNLNNFELFNQLDIAGYDTYPRFDQYWNFPINLDLFRNVKDTSNFYLLETCTSHVGYIGNYVPPYSKGYLPVEVFLGYAAGLNSILYWPYRGQRVGVEQTHSAVVTQAGTPDLGYEDVLKGEQILNRIKPILKETTVRKAKVAIIYSDETKRKMNTESGGIYQYRPTFTEVYEAITRLGISVEVIQPNADFSEFNCIIAPYIRSVDQDLLNKFKYFSENGGELILGPLTGDRTVEGNWHNNDNGLGQLGIWLGVKNVVQYLSSEDKTAARVQVDKKEDRFSGLVTLFDTDHEMKDVRTIAPVAGNRSITYQNKNVIYIGGMPEDCMKSCFWDYVIDKYIKTNSEQIIEQMDDGIYKYERENDDFVYIFIANMSDKSRNIRVDKENILNENNEKISVGLHKFEPYTYRIFKIKKERK
- a CDS encoding MFS transporter is translated as MDAMSDQQPLAVKVNGGKPIPKFGLRDKIGYAFGDVGTTFLMGILASFESIYFTNVLGISPVISGTILSVTTIVGAFTDLAVGRMADKRHLGKKGRFHPWIKSMKWALGLSVLLIYMPFIQSWSMGAKITYISCASIFYIACLSAFNIPYGSLAAAISSDPDDRTSLSIYRSVGSAIGAGGTGFVLPYLVYTTSKTGQQILSGTRLFYCAIGCFVLAMICYTIMYTLTTERVVVEHKNPVKGGKLAASLFKDRALISFLAAEIVIVLSTSFSSFLTTYMFSTYFQSKQALSIALLFNYANTIVLSFFAKPLASKFGKKKIVSIALFMSSILYLVVYIMQIHNVWLYLVLSFFTTLCFSMFNIMTWAFMTDVIDYHQYVSGMREDGTIYSVNMFGRKIAQTLNSFFSGAILTAIGYKASTTGSLTQSPEVLRGIYALATLVPFVLLMIGALILTFWYPLSKKELEKVSAKLKVVNKTNKE
- a CDS encoding alpha/beta hydrolase gives rise to the protein MRYFSQKINSPLSEKAVLDCYIQNTEKCAQGRKRPAIIICPGGGYEEIADREGEPIAIKMMSYGFQSFVLNYSLTPAHFPIALTELSTAIEYVRKNAKEFHIDPDAIWVAGFSAGGHLAASLGVYWHTDFLQKYGYQAEGIKPNGLLLGYPVITAGKYAHRGSIVNLLGKDKANEIEYLNEVSLELHVDRFTPPSFIWHTATDDVVPVNNSLMFANALKQNDVKFDLTIYPEGGHGLSLGTIETAHKSGHDIVPCVTNWPEKFVEFAKNVGNTFLSESK
- a CDS encoding acetylxylan esterase — its product is MLTNLDKYKNYKGVGERPKDFDKIWNQGKRKVDEIGFDYELQKVSEPSNIVDFYHLYFYGIGGAKIHAQLIAPKKLIGKHAGLLYFHGYHCSAGDFEDKVGWAAEGFIVLALDCRGQGGLSEDNVSVKGDIMNGLIIRGVEEWNPEKLYFYRQFLDTYQAANILMNMTHVDEKKIFIKGISQGGGLALACAGLVPETYKVQVAYPFLSDYRKAYQYGPTTAFGELSYWFHYRDPLHKKEKDLFNLLDYIDVKFFADKIKAQVLWEMGGSDKQVPPETQMAAFNRITSKKKIYLAPEYGHEFIPRLGDEIRDFFFK